A region from the Streptomyces sp. NBC_01445 genome encodes:
- a CDS encoding TetR/AcrR family transcriptional regulator: MSPRRSDSRERMLRSTMTLLRVHGASATTVDRVLADSGAPRGSVYHHFPGGRTQMVEEAVALGGDLVTGMIETLAQAEDPVRAVDDFFARWRSQVEDSGFRSGCPIVAVAVETNDDAPQLARSAGQAFARWQKAFTALLRGHGLSEERSRRLAALIVAAEEGAVVLCRAQQSTAPMEDAAAEIHELLVQALSDRPETGDGTRP; this comes from the coding sequence ATGAGTCCCCGCAGGAGTGACAGCCGTGAGCGCATGCTGCGCTCCACGATGACCTTGCTGCGCGTGCACGGCGCGAGCGCGACCACCGTCGACCGGGTGCTGGCGGACAGCGGTGCCCCGCGCGGCTCGGTCTACCACCACTTCCCCGGCGGTCGGACCCAGATGGTCGAGGAGGCGGTTGCCCTCGGCGGGGACCTGGTGACCGGCATGATCGAGACCCTCGCGCAGGCCGAAGACCCGGTCCGAGCGGTGGACGATTTCTTCGCCCGCTGGCGCAGCCAGGTGGAGGACAGCGGTTTCCGGTCCGGTTGCCCGATCGTCGCGGTGGCCGTGGAGACCAACGACGACGCACCCCAGCTCGCCCGCTCCGCAGGCCAGGCCTTCGCCCGCTGGCAGAAGGCGTTCACCGCCCTCCTGCGGGGGCATGGCCTGTCCGAGGAGCGCAGCCGCCGCCTGGCCGCCCTGATCGTGGCCGCGGAGGAGGGCGCTGTGGTGCTGTGCCGGGCCCAGCAGAGCACCGCCCCGATGGAGGACGCGGCCGCCGAGATCCACGAACTGCTCGTCCAGGCCCTCTCCGACCGGCCCGAAACCGGCGACGGTACCCGTCCGTGA
- a CDS encoding enoyl-CoA hydratase-related protein: protein MPTLERHDDVFILDLGDGENRFHPDWIAAFDTALDEVEKAEGPRALVTVATGKFYSNGLDLDWLSAHAEQHQDYVVSVQRVFARLLSLPVITVAAVQGHAFAAGAMLTLAHDFRVMRTDRGFWCLPEVDINIPFTRGMAALIQARLAPQTAHEAMLTGGRYGGTDAAAAGIVDQAVAEDAVRTTAVELARTNAGKAGDTLATIKARMYAPALAALRDTDSPLA from the coding sequence ATGCCCACGCTGGAACGCCACGACGACGTCTTCATCCTCGATCTCGGCGATGGGGAGAACCGCTTCCACCCCGACTGGATCGCCGCCTTCGACACCGCCCTGGACGAAGTAGAGAAGGCCGAGGGACCGCGCGCCCTGGTCACCGTCGCAACCGGCAAGTTCTACTCCAACGGACTGGACCTGGACTGGCTCTCCGCCCACGCCGAGCAGCACCAGGACTACGTCGTCTCCGTCCAGCGGGTCTTCGCCCGCCTGCTCTCCTTGCCCGTGATCACCGTGGCCGCCGTCCAGGGACACGCCTTCGCCGCCGGAGCGATGCTCACCCTCGCCCACGACTTCCGGGTGATGCGCACCGACCGCGGTTTCTGGTGCCTGCCCGAGGTCGACATCAACATTCCCTTCACTCGCGGCATGGCCGCCCTCATCCAGGCCCGCCTCGCCCCGCAGACCGCACACGAGGCCATGCTCACCGGCGGCCGCTACGGCGGCACCGATGCGGCAGCCGCCGGCATCGTCGACCAGGCCGTCGCCGAGGACGCCGTCCGCACCACCGCCGTGGAACTCGCCCGCACCAACGCGGGCAAGGCCGGCGACACCCTGGCCACCATCAAGGCCCGGATGTACGCGCCCGCCCTGGCCGCCCTGCGCGACACGGACAGCCCGCTCGCCTGA
- a CDS encoding PaaI family thioesterase, which yields MTTTDPAALTGLELMRWVQSTNSDDIPSIRRLIGMRVDDVDHGRVVMSLKTRPDFTNPLGTVHGGIAATLLDSVMGCAVHTTLPAGVGYTTLELKVNYIRASHVNGQKLTASGTVIHAGRRTATAEGKVVDDNGKLIAHATTTCLILQPAE from the coding sequence ATGACGACCACCGACCCCGCCGCCTTGACCGGCCTGGAACTGATGCGCTGGGTGCAGAGCACGAACAGCGACGACATCCCCTCCATACGCCGCCTGATCGGCATGCGCGTCGACGATGTCGATCATGGGCGCGTCGTCATGTCCCTCAAGACCCGTCCCGACTTCACCAACCCCCTCGGCACCGTCCACGGCGGCATCGCCGCCACCCTCCTCGACTCGGTCATGGGTTGTGCCGTCCACACCACCCTGCCCGCCGGGGTCGGCTACACCACCCTCGAACTCAAGGTCAACTACATCCGCGCCTCCCACGTCAACGGCCAGAAACTCACCGCCAGCGGCACCGTCATTCACGCCGGTCGCCGCACCGCCACCGCTGAAGGCAAGGTGGTGGACGACAACGGCAAGCTCATCGCCCACGCCACCACCACCTGCCTCATCCTCCAGCCAGCCGAGTGA
- a CDS encoding Tn3 family transposase, which yields MGNECASDSKKLCSWSSNFMTEYHARYDGNDGNDVMIYWHVERKNIYIYSQLRSCSSSEVATVIEGLLRHRTDADIESNYVDTHGASIVGFTFTELLNFRLLPGSMDISNDGWSSQGNP from the coding sequence ATGGGGAACGAGTGCGCCTCGGACTCGAAGAAGCTCTGCTCCTGGTCCTCGAACTTCATGACCGAGTACCACGCCCGCTACGACGGCAACGACGGCAACGACGTGATGATCTACTGGCACGTCGAGCGGAAGAACATCTACATCTACTCCCAGCTCAGGTCCTGCTCGTCGTCCGAGGTTGCGACGGTGATCGAGGGCCTACTACGGCACCGCACGGACGCCGACATCGAGTCCAACTACGTTGATACGCACGGCGCGAGCATCGTCGGGTTCACCTTCACCGAGTTACTCAACTTCCGCCTGCTGCCGGGCAGCATGGACATCAGCAACGACGGATGGTCGTCACAGGGCAACCCTTAG
- a CDS encoding VOC family protein, protein MTLQLVQVNFKARDDSALGRFWAEVLGWGVSSEGPGVTNLEPEGFDWPDPSAVCVDLVRVPDPETVKYRVHIELATTSDAHQAELVARLKELGATTADVGQGEVPWTVMADPEGNVFSVLEPRELYRDTGPIAAVVVDCADPRAMVRFWGEAVDWTVHELTDDRALLRSVKGVGPYLEFRRTPDDNVVSNRIHLDVMSNPVEDQAREVTRLEGLGATRADVGQGDVSWVVLADPEGNEFCVLGRG, encoded by the coding sequence ATGACGCTGCAACTTGTTCAGGTGAACTTCAAGGCCCGGGACGACTCGGCGCTTGGCCGGTTCTGGGCGGAGGTGCTCGGCTGGGGTGTTTCCAGCGAAGGGCCCGGAGTCACCAACCTGGAACCCGAGGGCTTCGACTGGCCGGACCCATCCGCCGTCTGCGTCGACCTGGTCCGCGTCCCGGACCCGGAGACGGTGAAGTACCGCGTGCACATCGAGCTCGCCACCACTTCCGACGCCCATCAGGCGGAGTTGGTCGCACGCCTGAAGGAGCTCGGGGCGACGACCGCCGATGTGGGCCAGGGCGAAGTGCCGTGGACGGTGATGGCCGACCCGGAAGGCAACGTGTTCAGCGTTCTGGAGCCCCGAGAGCTCTACCGGGACACCGGGCCGATAGCCGCCGTGGTCGTCGACTGCGCCGACCCACGGGCCATGGTCCGGTTCTGGGGCGAGGCAGTCGACTGGACCGTCCACGAACTGACCGACGACCGCGCCCTGCTGCGCTCCGTCAAGGGCGTCGGACCGTACCTGGAGTTCCGCCGCACGCCGGACGACAACGTCGTATCGAACCGCATCCATCTCGACGTGATGTCCAACCCTGTCGAGGATCAGGCGAGGGAGGTCACCCGGCTCGAAGGTCTCGGCGCGACACGGGCCGACGTGGGTCAGGGTGACGTCTCCTGGGTCGTCCTGGCTGACCCTGAGGGCAACGAGTTCTGCGTCCTCGGCCGGGGCTGA
- a CDS encoding transposase family protein, which translates to MLVHLRTQLPHAAPAELYGVARSTITEAIGELRPLLGDRGFGAAGRHCVAT; encoded by the coding sequence ATGCTGGTCCATCTGCGCACCCAGCTCCCGCACGCCGCGCCCGCGGAACTGTACGGGGTGGCCCGCTCCACAATCACCGAGGCCATTGGGGAACTCCGGCCGCTGCTCGGCGACCGAGGTTTCGGAGCAGCAGGGCGCCATTGCGTGGCTACGTGA
- a CDS encoding alpha/beta fold hydrolase, with protein sequence MVDHHSVDVAGIRLAYQVSGPLDGAPLVLVHALGEDATDWDMVAPALARSRRVYALDLRGHGQSDWPGKYSLELMQTDVLRFLEALGLGRVDLIGHSMGGIVAYLLAEEHPQRVSRLVLEDVPVPRPREPTTPTRPDGDLAFDWEMVLAVRRQIDLPDPRWLERLSQITAETLVVAGGPRSHVPQDGIAELARRIPGGHMVTIPVGHLIHHAAPKAFAEAVSAFLLSDEDPDPARQP encoded by the coding sequence ATGGTTGATCATCACTCGGTCGACGTGGCAGGCATCCGGCTGGCCTATCAGGTGTCGGGTCCGCTGGACGGTGCCCCGCTCGTCCTGGTGCATGCGTTGGGCGAGGACGCCACCGACTGGGACATGGTGGCACCTGCCCTCGCCCGCAGCCGACGGGTTTACGCTCTCGATCTTCGCGGTCACGGCCAAAGCGATTGGCCAGGGAAGTACTCCCTCGAACTCATGCAGACCGATGTGCTCCGGTTCCTGGAGGCACTGGGGCTTGGCCGGGTGGACCTGATTGGGCACTCCATGGGTGGGATCGTGGCCTACCTGCTCGCGGAGGAGCATCCGCAGCGGGTGAGTCGGCTCGTCCTGGAGGACGTTCCGGTTCCGCGTCCCCGGGAGCCGACCACACCGACCCGGCCGGACGGCGACCTGGCCTTCGACTGGGAGATGGTGCTGGCCGTCAGGAGGCAGATCGACCTGCCTGACCCGAGGTGGCTGGAGCGGCTCAGCCAGATCACAGCCGAGACTCTCGTTGTGGCCGGCGGTCCACGCAGCCATGTCCCCCAGGACGGCATCGCCGAGCTGGCCCGCCGCATCCCCGGGGGACACATGGTCACCATCCCGGTCGGACACCTGATCCACCATGCAGCGCCCAAGGCGTTCGCCGAGGCGGTTTCGGCGTTCCTCTTGTCGGACGAGGACCCCGACCCCGCCCGTCAACCATGA
- a CDS encoding transposase — MSDAEGERLQPFLSVSNGRWGRLRNRRQAIDGILHRVRTEVHWRDLPERFRTRKTGRRRRNRPRPATAYTDAPFTGGSSPGRTNATPRYACWWRRRQWDQSSRWAVLWTGQPSHRAGAGSVSRGRS, encoded by the coding sequence CTGAGCGATGCCGAGGGGGAGCGGCTGCAGCCCTTCTTGTCTGTCAGCAACGGGCGTTGGGGCCGCTTGCGGAATCGCCGACAGGCAATCGACGGGATATTGCACCGGGTGAGGACCGAGGTCCACTGGCGTGATCTGCCGGAACGGTTCAGGACGCGGAAGACCGGCCGGCGGCGTCGGAACCGTCCTCGGCCGGCCACCGCGTACACCGACGCGCCCTTCACCGGGGGCTCTTCGCCCGGCCGTACTAACGCCACACCCCGATACGCATGCTGGTGGCGGCGTCGCCAGTGGGACCAATCGAGCCGGTGGGCCGTGCTGTGGACGGGCCAGCCTTCTCACCGGGCGGGGGCAGGGTCAGTCAGTCGAGGTCGATCGTGA
- a CDS encoding magnesium transporter CorA family protein yields MPEVTVTRTDMAEARERLAAARFLIVDVELPEEAPADGESVARQLGLEADDLDWLGRKDEPARADFLGHKAGFVVPVIHDDQVAYIHALVTEQFLVTVHHGRAGLASNISAQLRHERPPDIVAVLFLLLQEALATFRRAAVQDLLLVEELEDDMFQERRPEQIYRLSMLRRRSALLHHSLLPYLQVVDEVFTRRMLNPSFPEERQRLAQEFSHAARLVLANIESLQDASRRAFASYSSLAAGEQNGVINRLAIVSTIFLPLTFLSGFFGMNFTYLTDELESKVVFWLLAVGLQVAVLFVAFYVLHRTRIWRRLRDED; encoded by the coding sequence ATGCCAGAGGTGACCGTCACCCGTACGGACATGGCTGAGGCACGTGAGCGGCTCGCCGCGGCCCGCTTTCTGATCGTCGACGTCGAGCTGCCGGAAGAAGCGCCGGCAGATGGCGAGTCTGTGGCCCGTCAGCTCGGTCTGGAGGCTGACGACCTGGACTGGCTCGGCAGGAAGGACGAGCCTGCGCGGGCCGATTTCCTGGGGCACAAGGCCGGCTTCGTCGTCCCCGTGATCCACGACGACCAGGTCGCTTACATCCACGCGCTGGTGACCGAGCAGTTCCTGGTCACCGTTCACCACGGCCGGGCGGGCCTGGCGTCGAACATCTCCGCGCAGCTCCGGCACGAGAGGCCCCCCGACATCGTGGCCGTGCTCTTCCTGCTGCTCCAGGAGGCGCTGGCGACCTTCCGCCGGGCCGCCGTGCAGGACCTGCTGCTGGTGGAGGAACTCGAGGACGACATGTTCCAGGAACGGCGCCCCGAGCAGATCTACCGCCTGTCAATGCTGCGACGGCGCTCCGCCCTCCTGCACCACTCGCTGCTTCCCTACCTTCAGGTGGTGGACGAGGTCTTCACCCGCCGGATGCTGAACCCCAGCTTCCCGGAGGAGCGGCAAAGACTCGCCCAGGAGTTCAGCCACGCGGCGAGGCTGGTCCTGGCGAATATCGAGTCCCTCCAGGATGCCTCCCGTCGTGCTTTCGCCAGCTACTCCTCCCTCGCCGCGGGCGAGCAGAACGGCGTGATCAACCGGCTGGCCATCGTGTCGACGATCTTCCTGCCGCTGACGTTCCTGAGCGGATTCTTCGGTATGAACTTCACCTACCTGACCGACGAACTGGAGAGCAAGGTCGTCTTCTGGCTGCTCGCCGTGGGGCTTCAGGTGGCCGTCCTGTTCGTGGCCTTCTACGTACTGCACCGCACCCGCATCTGGCGGCGGCTGCGGGACGAGGACTAG
- a CDS encoding adenosine deaminase family protein produces the protein MLPSVPSFAPRRSARLAPVLSAALVLALTSTQPAQAAAEDDTSGPTHAEARVSAYLRGVRDRPEKLAAFFRALPKGADLHNHLSGAATTELLLRIAVEAEYCIDTTTLTASAPPCTENTRPAADTLTDPAFRSQVIRAWSMQDFTPNQGESSHDHFFATFGKFGAVSGLHPGRLLAQAATSAAKQHQFYLETMWTPAWYAADALATKVGYHSGLALMRDMMLADGGMDAVVQEAKSETDSMIEEFRTAAHCDTDHPDAGCALPVRFIAQVDRGGPPELVFAQMLLGVELARRDPRFVSLNLVGPEENPVSVADYRLHMRMLNYLRGVYPDVPLTLHAGELVPGLVKPEDLRFHIRDAVLTARSDRIGHGVDIRREDDYRELLRLMARRHVLVEVPLTSNAQVLGVTGPAHPFPLYRANHVPVALATDDQGVERTDISREYQRAALTYRLDYPVLKDLARTSLEYGFLEGRSLWRDRNGHRAVPECAGDRLGDPTPGNRCTHFLASSAKATVQWKQEDAFRAFERTFAAGAPQAASRIPHHQHARRAHDDPAPSRRTSTSALIA, from the coding sequence ATGCTTCCCTCCGTCCCGTCCTTCGCGCCGCGCCGCAGCGCCCGGCTCGCGCCGGTCCTGAGTGCCGCACTGGTACTCGCCCTGACATCCACTCAGCCGGCTCAGGCCGCCGCGGAGGACGACACCAGCGGACCCACGCACGCCGAGGCGCGCGTCTCGGCATACCTGCGAGGCGTACGCGACCGCCCCGAAAAGCTGGCCGCCTTCTTCAGGGCCCTGCCCAAGGGCGCAGACCTCCACAATCACCTTTCGGGCGCGGCGACCACCGAACTGCTGCTGCGCATCGCCGTCGAGGCCGAATACTGCATCGACACGACCACCCTCACCGCGAGCGCGCCGCCCTGCACGGAAAACACCCGCCCCGCGGCCGACACCCTCACCGACCCCGCCTTCCGGAGTCAGGTCATCCGAGCCTGGTCCATGCAGGACTTCACGCCCAACCAGGGCGAGAGCAGTCACGACCACTTCTTCGCCACCTTCGGAAAGTTCGGCGCGGTCAGCGGACTCCATCCCGGACGGCTGCTGGCCCAGGCGGCCACCTCGGCCGCGAAGCAGCACCAGTTCTACCTCGAGACCATGTGGACGCCCGCCTGGTACGCCGCCGACGCCCTTGCCACCAAGGTCGGGTACCACAGTGGCCTGGCCCTGATGCGCGACATGATGCTGGCCGACGGCGGCATGGACGCCGTCGTCCAAGAGGCGAAGAGCGAGACGGACTCGATGATCGAGGAGTTCCGTACCGCCGCGCACTGCGACACCGACCACCCCGACGCCGGGTGCGCACTGCCAGTACGGTTCATCGCCCAGGTCGACCGGGGCGGACCGCCCGAGCTGGTCTTCGCCCAGATGCTGCTCGGCGTGGAACTGGCCCGGCGCGACCCCCGCTTCGTCTCGCTGAACCTCGTGGGCCCCGAAGAGAATCCGGTGTCGGTCGCCGACTACCGCCTCCACATGCGCATGCTGAACTACCTGCGCGGTGTGTACCCCGACGTTCCCCTCACCCTGCACGCGGGAGAACTCGTACCCGGCCTGGTCAAGCCCGAGGACCTGCGCTTCCACATCCGCGACGCCGTGCTCACCGCCCGCTCCGACCGCATCGGCCACGGCGTCGACATCCGCCGCGAGGACGACTACCGGGAACTGCTGCGCCTGATGGCACGCCGGCATGTGCTTGTGGAGGTCCCGCTCACCAGCAACGCGCAGGTCCTGGGTGTCACGGGCCCGGCTCACCCCTTCCCGCTGTACCGGGCGAACCACGTTCCGGTCGCCCTGGCCACCGACGACCAAGGCGTCGAGCGAACCGACATCAGCCGCGAGTACCAACGAGCCGCACTCACCTACCGGCTGGACTACCCGGTGCTGAAGGATCTGGCCCGCACCTCCCTGGAGTACGGCTTCCTGGAGGGCCGCAGCCTGTGGCGCGACCGCAACGGCCACCGGGCCGTCCCCGAGTGCGCCGGAGACCGCCTCGGCGACCCGACCCCCGGCAACCGGTGCACCCACTTCCTCGCCTCCAGCGCCAAGGCCACAGTGCAGTGGAAACAGGAAGACGCCTTCCGCGCCTTTGAACGCACCTTCGCCGCCGGAGCGCCCCAGGCCGCATCCCGTATCCCGCACCACCAACACGCGCGCCGAGCCCACGATGATCCGGCACCCTCGCGACGCACCAGCACATCTGCTCTGATCGCCTGA
- a CDS encoding stealth conserved region 3 domain-containing protein — protein sequence MEKLEERFADEVARTGRSRFRSTSDIAMTASLHHHYAYLTGRGVPGTYKLRYIDMGKPDLPAALDELRVSGTRTTSSASTT from the coding sequence ATGGAGAAATTGGAGGAGCGCTTCGCCGATGAGGTGGCCCGCACGGGCCGGTCCCGCTTCCGGTCCACCAGCGACATCGCTATGACCGCGTCGCTGCACCACCACTACGCCTATCTCACAGGCCGCGGCGTGCCGGGCACGTACAAGCTCCGCTACATCGACATGGGCAAGCCGGACCTGCCCGCGGCCCTTGATGAACTCCGGGTATCGGGCACTCGTACGACTTCTTCTGCCTCAACGACGTGA
- a CDS encoding uracil-xanthine permease family protein, translating into MAATPISAIFLMSATLGLSAGLTVDLLSAAFVLSGVGSLIQSLGPWKFGPRLPFVMLPGGAPLILFLAIAEQHGVRIATGAVVLTAVFSFVVLPVFSRLLAYFPALVIGTMIVIVGVNLVKVGAVLVTGQPGSPGFANPTNLGLGMATIGFTVVFYLLFTGILRQLAVMLGLFAGTALAAAVGAIDGAGATGGALVNLPHLMPFGSPEFNLVAALPLMLYSVASMAEATGQTVINAEAVGKKIDKRTDVPKTVRGDALTSLFGGFFGLPLMVTSGENIGIVRVTGVRSRFVTAAAGVVLIVIGFLAPVTRAISVIPTAVVGGTAMVVFAVITVLGIQMLGRSDLDKHTSTFICAVALALGLLPILVPGVYGAFPPNVRILLESGVAVGTFTAAVLNILFHHVRPGIAARLTTTRAEGDR; encoded by the coding sequence ATGGCCGCCACCCCCATCTCGGCGATCTTCCTGATGAGCGCCACCCTCGGGCTCAGCGCCGGTCTCACCGTCGATCTGCTCTCGGCGGCTTTTGTGCTGTCCGGCGTGGGATCGCTGATCCAGTCGCTCGGGCCCTGGAAGTTCGGGCCGCGGCTGCCCTTCGTGATGCTGCCGGGCGGGGCTCCGCTCATCCTGTTCCTCGCGATCGCCGAGCAGCACGGCGTGCGCATCGCCACCGGTGCGGTGGTCCTGACGGCGGTGTTCTCCTTCGTCGTGCTGCCGGTCTTCTCCCGGCTGCTCGCGTACTTTCCCGCCCTGGTCATCGGCACGATGATCGTCATCGTCGGCGTCAACCTGGTGAAGGTCGGCGCGGTCCTCGTCACGGGACAGCCCGGCTCGCCCGGCTTCGCGAATCCCACCAACCTCGGTCTCGGCATGGCGACGATCGGGTTCACCGTCGTCTTCTACCTGCTCTTCACCGGCATCCTGCGCCAACTGGCCGTCATGCTCGGCCTGTTCGCCGGCACCGCGCTCGCCGCCGCGGTCGGCGCGATCGACGGCGCAGGTGCCACGGGCGGCGCACTGGTGAACCTGCCGCACCTGATGCCTTTCGGCTCACCCGAGTTCAACCTCGTCGCCGCCCTGCCGCTGATGCTCTACAGCGTGGCCTCCATGGCCGAGGCCACCGGCCAGACCGTCATCAACGCCGAGGCCGTCGGCAAGAAGATCGACAAGCGGACCGACGTGCCGAAGACCGTCCGCGGTGACGCGCTCACCTCGCTCTTCGGCGGATTCTTCGGCCTGCCGCTCATGGTCACCAGCGGGGAGAACATCGGCATCGTCCGCGTCACCGGCGTCCGCAGCCGGTTCGTCACCGCCGCGGCCGGAGTCGTACTCATCGTCATCGGATTCCTCGCACCCGTCACCCGTGCGATCAGCGTGATCCCGACCGCCGTCGTCGGCGGCACCGCCATGGTCGTCTTCGCCGTCATCACCGTGCTCGGCATCCAGATGCTCGGCCGCTCCGACCTCGACAAGCACACCAGCACCTTCATATGCGCCGTCGCTCTCGCACTGGGGCTGCTGCCCATACTCGTCCCTGGCGTGTACGGAGCGTTCCCGCCGAACGTCCGCATCCTCCTCGAAAGCGGCGTCGCCGTCGGCACGTTCACCGCCGCCGTGCTCAACATCCTCTTCCACCATGTCAGGCCCGGCATCGCCGCCCGGCTGACCACCACGCGCGCAGAAGGCGACCGTTGA
- a CDS encoding amidohydrolase family protein, translating to MNRSDRDVLAGPGPLLLVPDAVLLPEGPADGWAVTIDDGRFEAVGPADELEGAHPQLPAVRLPGHLLMPGFVDAHHHLTQSFGSALAFGEPSEIFRRVWVPLEGALDEESAYTAAKLAALEALRGGFTTVTDAGTRAGVDVDVVASAARDAGVRCVLGLVCNDADEDATDPPVVVEHAEKHLARYDGDPLVHPSLTVSIPEAATERTLHATARLAAEAGAVVQIHVNEHLAGVERSLVRHGLRPLEHLHRVGALGPQLLAAHATMLTPRELTLLADTGTAVSYNPVASAWKGNAVAPATAMAERGIRFGLGTDGTRGDGFRLAEAAEFAQRLAYGLATGDSSCGAGWTWLERANRGGADAVGLGARTGTVAQGMAADFLLVDVDTPELALSWDLPWELVRRGNRDQIAAVFVAGRLRMWHGRPVGWDGSELVRRAAELARAAVARANVTRAHPTSTAARALIRSQERRTTL from the coding sequence ATGAACCGATCCGACCGCGATGTCCTCGCCGGCCCAGGCCCGCTCCTTCTCGTACCGGACGCGGTCCTGCTGCCCGAAGGCCCCGCCGACGGCTGGGCCGTCACGATCGACGACGGCCGCTTCGAAGCCGTCGGACCGGCGGACGAACTGGAGGGCGCGCACCCGCAGTTGCCGGCCGTACGGCTGCCCGGCCATCTGCTGATGCCGGGATTCGTCGACGCCCATCACCACCTCACCCAGAGCTTCGGCTCCGCACTCGCCTTCGGGGAGCCCTCCGAGATCTTCCGCCGGGTCTGGGTACCGCTGGAAGGCGCGCTGGACGAGGAATCGGCCTACACCGCGGCCAAGCTGGCCGCCCTCGAAGCGCTGCGCGGCGGATTCACCACCGTCACCGACGCCGGCACGCGCGCCGGTGTCGATGTCGACGTGGTCGCGTCCGCCGCGCGTGACGCCGGAGTCCGCTGCGTCCTCGGACTCGTCTGCAACGACGCGGACGAGGACGCGACGGACCCCCCGGTCGTTGTCGAGCACGCCGAGAAGCACCTCGCCCGTTACGACGGTGATCCGCTCGTCCATCCGTCCCTGACCGTCTCCATCCCCGAGGCGGCGACCGAACGCACCCTGCATGCCACCGCCCGCCTCGCCGCCGAGGCCGGGGCCGTCGTCCAGATTCATGTCAACGAGCACCTCGCCGGCGTGGAACGTTCCCTCGTACGACACGGGCTGCGGCCCCTCGAACACCTGCACCGCGTCGGCGCGCTCGGCCCCCAACTGCTCGCCGCGCACGCCACGATGCTCACGCCGCGCGAGCTGACCCTGCTCGCCGACACAGGAACCGCCGTCAGCTACAACCCCGTCGCCAGCGCGTGGAAGGGCAACGCGGTCGCGCCCGCGACCGCCATGGCCGAGCGTGGCATCCGCTTCGGGCTCGGCACCGACGGCACCCGCGGCGACGGCTTCCGGCTCGCGGAGGCCGCCGAGTTCGCGCAGCGCCTCGCCTACGGTCTGGCGACCGGTGACTCGTCGTGCGGTGCGGGCTGGACGTGGCTGGAGCGCGCCAACCGGGGCGGGGCGGATGCCGTTGGGCTGGGCGCCCGCACCGGCACCGTCGCCCAGGGCATGGCGGCCGACTTCCTTCTCGTCGACGTCGACACTCCGGAGCTCGCGCTCTCCTGGGACCTGCCGTGGGAACTCGTGCGACGCGGCAACCGGGACCAGATCGCCGCCGTCTTCGTCGCCGGGCGACTGCGTATGTGGCACGGCCGGCCGGTCGGCTGGGACGGGTCCGAGCTGGTGAGGCGGGCGGCCGAACTGGCCCGCGCTGCCGTCGCCAGGGCGAACGTCACCAGGGCGCACCCCACCTCCACGGCAGCACGGGCGCTGATCCGGTCACAGGAGCGGAGGACGACGCTGTGA
- a CDS encoding sulfite exporter TauE/SafE family protein, whose translation MSTQILAVLAVTVAIAAFVQGSSGLGFALIVAPVAGILDPGLVPVFVLASMIPLNLYVAWRERSSLDLRGAGWITGARLAATPAGLAVLWLIPEHSLGLFVGGATVLAAVASLTVPAFTPGRAAYVGAGAVTGLTETATGVGGPPLALVYQHRPPAELRSTVAACFLIGEVASLALLFATGKAQVTELGQAAALLPAIAAGAWLSRLVHHRLDARRMRLFVLVFALVSGLVLMLRA comes from the coding sequence GTGAGTACGCAGATACTGGCGGTCCTTGCCGTGACGGTGGCCATCGCCGCGTTCGTCCAGGGCAGCAGTGGACTGGGCTTCGCTCTGATCGTCGCGCCCGTGGCCGGCATCCTCGATCCCGGCTTGGTCCCGGTCTTCGTCCTCGCCTCGATGATCCCGCTCAACCTGTACGTCGCCTGGCGCGAACGATCCTCGCTCGACCTGCGCGGGGCGGGCTGGATCACCGGGGCGCGGCTCGCCGCCACCCCGGCCGGTCTTGCGGTGCTCTGGCTGATCCCGGAACACAGTCTCGGCCTGTTCGTGGGCGGTGCCACTGTGCTCGCGGCCGTCGCGAGCCTGACCGTCCCCGCGTTCACGCCCGGGCGGGCCGCATACGTCGGCGCGGGCGCGGTGACCGGTCTGACCGAGACCGCGACCGGCGTCGGCGGGCCTCCGCTCGCGCTGGTCTACCAGCACCGGCCGCCCGCCGAACTGCGCTCCACGGTCGCCGCGTGCTTCCTCATCGGGGAAGTCGCCTCCCTGGCATTGCTGTTCGCGACAGGGAAAGCGCAGGTCACTGAGCTCGGCCAGGCAGCCGCGCTGCTCCCCGCGATCGCCGCCGGCGCGTGGCTCAGCCGCCTGGTCCACCACCGTCTGGACGCACGCAGGATGCGTCTGTTCGTGCTCGTCTTCGCATTGGTCTCTGGGCTCGTCCTGATGCTCCGGGCCTGA